A single Brienomyrus brachyistius isolate T26 chromosome 11, BBRACH_0.4, whole genome shotgun sequence DNA region contains:
- the onecut1 gene encoding hepatocyte nuclear factor 6, with protein sequence MNAQLSMENIGDLHAVSHEQLSATADLMSGTSPHHRSTVTHRSNHLSAHARSMGMASILDSGDYHHHRPPEHGLAGHLHPAMTMACEAPPGMSMSSTYTTLTPLQPLPPISTVSDKFPHHHHHHHHHHPHQRIPGNVSGSFTLMRDERGLASMNNLYSPYHKDVAGMGQSLSPLSGSGLGGIHNSQQGLPPYAHPGATMPTEKMLTPNGFEAHHPAMLGRHGDQHMTPSSAAMVQINGIHHHPHAHLNPQSHGQGMGSTREPNPGSLPGSQVNSAGNSGQMEEVNTKEVAQRITTELKRYSIPQAIFAQRVLCRSQGTLSDLLRNPKPWSKLKSGRETFRRMWKWLQEPEFQRMSALRLAACKRKEQDHGKGERGSISKKPRLVFTDVQRRTLHAIFKENKRPSKELQITISQQLGLEITTVSNFFMNARRRSLDKWLDDGSSSANSSSSSSTCTKA encoded by the exons ATGAATGCTCAGCTGTCGATGGAGAACATTGGCGATCTGCATGCAGTGAGCCACGAACAGCTGTCCGCCACCGCTGACTTGATGAGCGGTACCAGTCCCCATCACAGAAGCACGGTGACCCATCGCAGCAACCACTTGTCAGCCCACGCGCGCTCCATGGGCATGGCATCGATTCTAGACAGCGGCGACTATCATCACCATCGGCCCCCGGAACACGGTCTCGCTGGACACTTGCATCCAGCCATGACCATGGCTTGCGAGGCTCCCCCCGGAATGAGCATGAGCAGCACGTACACCACGCTGACCCCCCTGCAGCCGCTGCCTCCCATCTCTACCGTCTCGGACAAGTTTcctcaccatcaccaccaccatcatcatcatcaccctcACCAGCGGATTCCCGGTAACGTGAGCGGCAGCTTCACTCTCATGAGGGACGAAAGGGGACTGGCGTCTATGAACAATCTGTACAGTCCTTACCACAAGGATGTTGCCGGCATGGGACAGAGTCTTTCCCCCttgtcggggtctgggctgggagGCATACACAACTCCCAGCAGGGTTTGCCGCCTTACGCACACCCGGGTGCCACAATGCCCACGGAGAAAATGCTCACACCCAACGGATTCGAAGCCCATCACCCTGCCATGCTAGGCAGACATGGGGATCAACATATGACCCCTTCTTCGGCCGCCATGGTGCAAATAAACGGAATTCACCACCACCCGCACGCGCACCTGAACCCCCAGAGTCACGGTCAGGGCATGGGCTCAACCAGAGAACCAAACCCGGGGTCTTTGCCTGGCTCGCAGGTCAACAGTGCAGGCAATTCAGGGCAAATGGAAGAAGTCAATACCAAAGAAGTAGCGCAGAGAATCACCACAGAGCTTAAAAGGTACAGCATCCCCCAGGCCATCTTTGCCCAGAGGGTGCTGTGCCGGTCGCAAGGGACCCTATCTGACCTGCTAAggaaccccaaaccctggagcAAACTCAAGTCCGGCCGTGAGACCTTCCGCAGGATGTGGAAATGGCTGCAGGAGCCTGAATTCCAAAGGATGTCGGCGCTCAGGCTCGCAG CTTGCAAGAGGAAGGAACAGGACCACGGCAAGGGAGAGAGGGGCAGCATCTCCAAGAAGCCGCGGCTGGTTTTCACGGACGTCCAGCGGCGGACTTTACACGCAATATTCAAAGAGAACAAACGGCCATCCAAAGAGCTGCAGATCACCATCTCTCAGCAGCTGGGCCTGGAGATCACCACCGTCAGCAACTTCTTCATGAACGCACGCCGACGGAGCCTGGACAAATGGCTCGACGATGGCTCCAGCTCAGCcaactcctcttcctcatctaGCACTTGTACCAAAGCATGA